The segment ACGTCGCCCGCATGCTCGACCGGGTCGGCGACGCCATCGCCATCCGGATGTACGGTCCTCCCGCCTATTGGATCTACGGCTTCGCCAACGCCACCATGAAGGAGTTCGCCCAGTTCGCCCAGATCCCGATCATCAACATGGAGTGCGACAAGTACCACCCCTGCCAGGCTCTGGCCGACCTGATCACCGCCAAGGAGAAATTCGGATCCTTCAAGGGTCTGAACGTGACCATGTCCTGGGCCTACTCGGGCTCGATCGAAAAGCCCCGCGCCGTCCCGCAGTCGGTGATCCTGGCCTTCGCCAAAATGGGAGCCAACGTCACCCTCGCCCACCCCAAGGGTTTCGAGCTCGACCCCGAAGTGATCGCGGCCACGGAGCGGTTCTCGGACGAGACCAACGGATCGTTCAAGATCGTCAACGACTTCGACAAAGGGTTCGAGGGGGCGCACGTCGTTTATCCCAAATCGTGGGGATCGACGTACTGCTTCAAGTACACCAACGACAAGGGCGAGATCGTCCAGGAAAACGACCTGGAAAAGGCCGAAGAAGTCAACGCCGCCAACACCGGCTGGTGCACGACCCGCAAGCAGATGGACCTGATCGACAAGAACGGCGTCTATATGCACTGCCTTCCCGCCGACCGCGGCCAGGAAGTGATGGACGACGTCATCGACGGTCCCCAGTCGGTCATCATCGACGAGGCCGAAAACCGCCTGCACGCGCACAAGGCGATCATGTCCCTGCTCATGGGCGGCCGCCTCTAAGCGCTTTCGCCCGCTCTCGTCGGCCCGGGGCCGGATTTTCCGGCCCCGGGCTTTTTGCCGTGGAGGCGGGATAATCTTGGTTGGCTCGAACCCCGTTTGGAGTATACTTTTTATTTCCGGGAACAACGGGTTCGGCTTCGGACCGAAGGAAGGGTGATACGGCGATGAGCACGCAAAAACGGGCTTTGGTCACCGGCGGAGCCGGTTTTTTGGGCTCGCACTTGTGCGACCTTCTCCTGGAGAAGGGGTTGCGGGTGGTCTGCATGGACAACCTGATCACGGGCTCGATCCGCAACATCGAGCACCTGGCCGGGAACCCGGACTTCAAGTTCA is part of the bacterium genome and harbors:
- a CDS encoding ornithine carbamoyltransferase, which encodes MNTNKFLGRDWIDAELDFSKEDWETLIDVALDLKRGFALRQDQSDMLKGQTLFSMFFNQSLRTRSTFAAGIQQLGGHYIELEPGKTYTPARAGYDIPYKTERVADVARMLDRVGDAIAIRMYGPPAYWIYGFANATMKEFAQFAQIPIINMECDKYHPCQALADLITAKEKFGSFKGLNVTMSWAYSGSIEKPRAVPQSVILAFAKMGANVTLAHPKGFELDPEVIAATERFSDETNGSFKIVNDFDKGFEGAHVVYPKSWGSTYCFKYTNDKGEIVQENDLEKAEEVNAANTGWCTTRKQMDLIDKNGVYMHCLPADRGQEVMDDVIDGPQSVIIDEAENRLHAHKAIMSLLMGGRL